Genomic window (Bacteroidota bacterium):
CTTACCGGCGGCGAGCATTTTTTTTGCCAGGAGAAAAAGGTCGTCTTCCCTGTTCATGCTAAAATCGACAATTTGTCTTACTTCCGGCATTAGCATGACGGCTTTGATCTCGGGATCTTCCGGGATCTTTTCCACATTTCCGAGCTGTCCCAGTTCATTACCGGTAAGCAAGGCAGAGTGGCGGATTTTCTCAGGAAGGGCATCGATACCCATTCCCAGCCTGGCCAGTGGTTTTTCCACTTCAAAAATGGCCTCTCCATAAGCTTTGGTATAGTAATCACGGCCCATGCGCCCCACAGCGCGCAATTTATCCGGAATCACCCGGCCTTTTTCATCCAGGATGCGTTCATCCACATGCATCAGCAAAATCTCACAGATCACCAGGTTCGCGGCTCCTCCAAGGGTTCCTGTCTCAATGATATCCCTTACCTTACATTCGAAATGCACCGGTGACTCCTTTACCCTGAAGGGACTGACGGTTTCGGAGGGTAGCATGGTAAAACCCGCCTTTAAAAACTCATTCACACCTTTAGGATAATCGGTACTTGCCAGGCTGACCTGTTGAACCATATCGTATGTAACTGTATTGATGACCACTTCCGGCACCAGACGGAGGTTTTCATACGTATGTTTGGTAGTATTGTCGCGCCCTCTACGGCCCGGAGAAAATATCAGCGTAGTGGGATTTACCCCAAACGCGTTAAAAAAGCTAAATGGAGAAAGATTGGGATTTCCTTCGTCATCTATGGTACTGGCAAAGGCAATAGGCCTGGGTACCACCGTATCCAGGATGCGGTGATGGAGTTCTGGAGAAGAAATTTCCTGGGGATTGATTTTCAACATATTCCGAGATATTATACAATCTTT
Coding sequences:
- a CDS encoding flavin reductase family protein — encoded protein: MLKINPQEISSPELHHRILDTVVPRPIAFASTIDDEGNPNLSPFSFFNAFGVNPTTLIFSPGRRGRDNTTKHTYENLRLVPEVVINTVTYDMVQQVSLASTDYPKGVNEFLKAGFTMLPSETVSPFRVKESPVHFECKVRDIIETGTLGGAANLVICEILLMHVDERILDEKGRVIPDKLRAVGRMGRDYYTKAYGEAIFEVEKPLARLGMGIDALPEKIRHSALLTGNELGQLGNVEKIPEDPEIKAVMLMPEVRQIVDFSMNREDDLFLLAKKMLAAGKAQEALKVLLIS